From a single Arthrobacter sp. SLBN-112 genomic region:
- a CDS encoding NADP-dependent isocitrate dehydrogenase: MSKIIYTHTDEAPMLATYSFLPIIEAFASTAGVEVETRDISLAGRIIAQFGDYLAPEQQIGDALAELGELAKTPEANIIKLPNISASIPQLKAAIAELQGQGYALPDYPDNPSSDEETAVRSRYDKIKGSAVNPVLREGNSDRRAPLSVKNYARQNPHSMGAWTPDSKTNVATMGQDDFRSNEKSVIIESEGTIAIQLVREDGSVKVLKKAFPVLAGEVIDGTVMRAAALDEFLKAQVARAKEEGVLFSAHLKATMMKVSDPIIFGHVVKAYFTELFDTYGKQLSAAGISPNNGLAAILSSLEDLPEDVRDGVQNLIKKGLDDGPALAMVDSDKGITTLNVPSDVIVDASMPAMIRSSGHMWGPDGKEADTLAVLPDSSYAGIYQVVIDDCRANGAYDPTTMGTVPNVGLMAQAAEEYGSHDKTFEIQEAGRVQIVDGAGNVLIEHEVAEGDIWRACQTKDAPIRDWVKLAVTRARASQTPAVFWLDEERAHDANLIAKVNEYLKDHDTEGLDLQIMSPVKATAFTLERIRKGEDTISVTGNVLRDYLTDLFPILELGTSAKMLSVVPLMNGGGLFETGAGGSAPKHVQQLLKENHLRWDSLGEFLALAVSFEHLATTTGNARAQVLADTLDRATGTFLLENKSPSRRAGELDNRGSHYFLARYWAEELAKQTDDADLAAAFSSVANELSAKEATIVGELAEVQGSPVDIGGYYRPNDAKASAVMRPSATLNQVIATLA; this comes from the coding sequence ATGTCCAAGATTATCTACACCCACACCGACGAAGCGCCGATGCTGGCTACCTATTCGTTCCTGCCAATCATCGAGGCGTTCGCTTCGACAGCAGGTGTGGAGGTGGAGACCCGCGACATTTCGCTCGCCGGCCGCATCATTGCCCAGTTCGGTGATTACCTGGCCCCCGAGCAGCAGATCGGTGACGCCCTTGCTGAACTCGGTGAGCTGGCGAAGACGCCGGAAGCCAACATCATCAAGCTGCCCAACATCAGTGCCTCCATCCCGCAGCTGAAGGCCGCCATCGCCGAGCTGCAGGGCCAGGGCTACGCGCTGCCGGATTACCCAGACAACCCCTCGTCGGATGAGGAAACCGCCGTCCGCTCCCGCTACGACAAGATCAAGGGATCGGCCGTGAACCCGGTCCTGCGCGAAGGCAACTCGGACCGCCGTGCGCCGCTGTCCGTCAAGAACTACGCCCGCCAGAACCCGCACTCCATGGGCGCCTGGACCCCTGACTCCAAGACCAACGTGGCCACCATGGGCCAGGACGACTTCCGCTCCAATGAGAAGTCCGTCATCATCGAGTCCGAGGGCACCATCGCCATCCAGCTGGTGCGCGAAGACGGCTCCGTGAAGGTCCTGAAGAAGGCCTTCCCGGTCCTGGCCGGCGAGGTCATTGACGGCACCGTGATGCGCGCCGCCGCCCTGGACGAATTCCTGAAAGCACAGGTTGCCCGCGCCAAGGAAGAAGGCGTGCTGTTCTCCGCGCACCTGAAGGCCACCATGATGAAGGTGTCGGACCCCATCATCTTCGGCCACGTGGTCAAGGCCTACTTCACCGAACTCTTCGACACCTATGGCAAGCAGCTCTCGGCAGCCGGCATCAGCCCCAACAACGGCCTCGCCGCCATCCTCAGCAGCCTTGAGGACCTGCCCGAGGACGTGCGCGATGGCGTCCAGAACCTCATCAAGAAGGGCCTGGACGACGGCCCCGCCCTGGCCATGGTGGACTCGGACAAGGGCATCACCACCCTGAACGTCCCCAGCGACGTCATCGTGGACGCCTCCATGCCTGCCATGATCCGCAGCTCCGGCCACATGTGGGGCCCGGACGGCAAGGAAGCGGACACCCTGGCAGTCCTGCCGGACAGCTCCTACGCCGGCATTTACCAGGTGGTCATCGATGACTGCCGCGCCAACGGCGCCTACGACCCCACCACCATGGGCACCGTGCCGAACGTTGGCCTCATGGCGCAGGCAGCCGAGGAATACGGCAGCCACGACAAGACCTTCGAGATCCAGGAAGCCGGCAGGGTCCAGATCGTTGACGGCGCAGGCAACGTCCTGATCGAACACGAGGTGGCCGAAGGCGACATCTGGCGCGCCTGCCAGACCAAGGACGCCCCCATCCGTGACTGGGTCAAGCTGGCCGTCACCCGCGCCCGCGCCTCGCAGACCCCCGCCGTGTTCTGGCTGGACGAGGAGCGCGCCCACGACGCCAACCTCATCGCCAAGGTCAACGAGTACCTGAAGGACCACGACACCGAGGGCCTGGACCTCCAGATCATGTCCCCGGTCAAGGCCACCGCCTTCACCCTCGAGCGCATCCGCAAGGGCGAGGACACCATCTCCGTCACCGGCAACGTGCTCCGCGACTACCTCACCGACCTGTTCCCCATCCTGGAACTGGGCACCAGCGCCAAGATGCTCTCGGTTGTGCCGCTGATGAACGGCGGTGGACTCTTCGAGACCGGCGCCGGCGGTTCCGCCCCGAAGCACGTCCAGCAGCTGCTCAAGGAAAACCACCTCCGCTGGGACAGCCTGGGCGAGTTCCTCGCACTGGCCGTCAGCTTCGAGCACCTGGCCACCACCACGGGCAACGCCCGCGCACAGGTCCTGGCCGATACCCTGGACCGCGCCACCGGCACCTTCCTGCTGGAGAACAAGTCCCCGAGCCGCCGCGCCGGCGAGCTGGACAACCGTGGCAGCCACTACTTCCTGGCCCGCTACTGGGCTGAGGAGCTGGCCAAGCAGACGGACGACGCCGACCTGGCCGCCGCCTTCAGCTCCGTCGCCAACGAGCTTTCCGCCAAGGAGGCAACGATTGTTGGCGAGCTGGCTGAGGTCCAGGGTTCGCCGGTGGACATCGGGGGCTACTACCGCCCGAACGACGCCAAGGCATCCGCCGTGATGCGTCCGTCGGCCACCCTTAACCAGGTCATCGCCACCCTCGCGTAA
- a CDS encoding serine/threonine-protein kinase, whose product MVAESPSSIKNEVVGGRYRLGEVIGRGGMSSVYCAHDEKLGRDVALKLFAPQAPDAEELKRQEAEIQLLATLNHPGLVTLFDAGIDDRIPDEPRPFLTMELVEGQDLRSRIRHSRVPLEELSVIGAGIADALAYVHGLGIIHRDIKPGNILLVQIRPGEPLRPKLTDFGIARIVDSTRLTATGTMVGTAAYLSPEQALGKPLSSATDIYSLGLVLLECIKGTVEYPGSAVESAVARLHRAPEIPDDVPAEWADLIRSMTAIEPLERPTAADIETALRQALVSPASTPGELAPETTRVLPAMPFHPPSITAEESVEEMREAAAATEAETPVSGAQPAAPASGSEVAPSGVATSPSVGKAPRKSRLSRSQRIWLAVVLGVLLLTAAAAAVMMSLSAPPAGVVPYPTVTGVLGDHLQELQKSVEP is encoded by the coding sequence ATGGTGGCGGAATCGCCTAGCTCCATCAAGAATGAAGTTGTCGGCGGTCGCTACCGTTTGGGCGAAGTCATAGGCCGCGGTGGAATGTCATCGGTGTACTGCGCCCACGACGAAAAACTGGGCCGTGACGTGGCGTTGAAACTCTTCGCCCCCCAGGCTCCGGACGCGGAAGAGCTCAAGCGGCAGGAAGCCGAAATTCAGCTCCTTGCCACCCTGAACCATCCCGGCCTCGTGACGCTCTTCGATGCCGGAATCGATGACCGTATTCCGGACGAGCCGCGCCCCTTCCTGACCATGGAACTCGTGGAGGGCCAGGACCTGCGCAGCCGCATCCGGCACAGCAGGGTGCCACTGGAGGAGCTGTCCGTCATCGGTGCCGGCATCGCCGACGCACTGGCATACGTGCACGGCCTGGGCATCATCCACCGCGATATCAAACCGGGGAACATCCTCCTGGTCCAGATCCGCCCGGGCGAACCGCTGCGTCCCAAGCTCACGGACTTCGGCATCGCCAGGATCGTGGATTCCACCCGGCTCACGGCCACCGGCACGATGGTGGGAACAGCTGCCTATCTCAGCCCCGAGCAGGCCCTTGGCAAACCCCTGTCTTCAGCCACGGACATCTACTCCCTGGGTCTGGTGCTGCTGGAGTGCATCAAGGGCACCGTGGAGTATCCCGGCAGTGCGGTGGAATCCGCTGTTGCCCGGCTGCACCGCGCCCCGGAGATCCCCGACGACGTTCCCGCGGAATGGGCCGACCTCATTCGTTCCATGACTGCCATCGAGCCACTGGAACGGCCGACGGCCGCTGACATCGAGACGGCGCTGCGCCAGGCACTTGTTTCGCCGGCCTCAACTCCCGGAGAACTGGCACCGGAAACCACCCGCGTCCTGCCGGCCATGCCCTTTCACCCGCCCTCCATCACTGCCGAAGAATCGGTGGAAGAGATGCGCGAGGCCGCGGCAGCGACGGAGGCTGAAACGCCTGTATCCGGCGCCCAGCCTGCCGCCCCCGCATCTGGTTCTGAAGTGGCACCTTCCGGAGTGGCTACCAGCCCGTCCGTCGGCAAGGCTCCCCGCAAATCCCGCCTGTCCCGGTCCCAACGGATCTGGCTGGCCGTCGTGCTCGGTGTCCTGCTCCTCACTGCAGCCGCCGCTGCGGTGATGATGAGCCTCTCCGCCCCGCCAGCCGGCGTCGTCCCTTACCCCACGGTGACCGGCGTGCTGGGCGACCATCTTCAGGAACTCCAGAAAAGTGTTGAGCCGTGA